From Saccharothrix espanaensis DSM 44229, the proteins below share one genomic window:
- a CDS encoding GuaB3 family IMP dehydrogenase-related protein, translating to MRDLVEIGMGRTARRAYELDDVEIIPSRRTRSSKDVSTAWQIDAYRFEIPLITHPTDAIVSPGTAVAVGELGGLGVLNAEGLWARHGDVDEALFRLVQSVEDTDDPAAPVKVLQELHSAPVRLDLVAEAIKQVRESGVTVAVRVSPQRAAELAPDLIAAGVEILVVQGTIISAEHVSRDGEPLNLKSFIADLDIPVIAGGVGDYRTAMHLMRTGAAGVIVGYGYTPGVTTTDAVLGIGVPMATAISDAAAARRDYLDETGGRYVHVIADGGVLTSGDVAKSIACGADAVMLGEPLAAASEAPGQGLYWTSSSAHPSVPRSHVSTGVDQVVDLRSLLFGPSVDPRGVTNLFGSLRRAMAKTGYSDIKEFQKVGLTVRG from the coding sequence GTGCGCGATCTGGTCGAGATCGGCATGGGCCGGACCGCGAGGCGGGCCTACGAGCTGGACGACGTCGAGATCATCCCGTCCCGCAGGACCCGGTCGTCCAAGGACGTCTCGACGGCCTGGCAGATCGACGCCTACCGGTTCGAGATCCCGCTGATCACCCACCCGACGGACGCGATCGTCTCGCCCGGCACGGCGGTGGCGGTCGGCGAGCTGGGCGGGCTGGGCGTGCTCAACGCCGAGGGCCTGTGGGCGCGGCACGGCGACGTGGACGAGGCGCTGTTCCGGCTGGTGCAGTCGGTGGAGGACACCGACGACCCGGCCGCGCCGGTCAAGGTGCTCCAGGAGCTGCACTCCGCGCCGGTCCGGCTGGACCTGGTCGCCGAGGCGATCAAGCAGGTGCGCGAGTCGGGCGTGACGGTCGCGGTGCGGGTCAGCCCGCAGCGGGCCGCCGAGCTGGCCCCGGACCTGATCGCGGCGGGGGTGGAGATCCTGGTCGTGCAGGGCACGATCATCTCCGCCGAGCACGTGTCGCGCGACGGCGAGCCGCTCAACCTGAAGTCGTTCATCGCGGACCTGGACATCCCGGTCATCGCGGGCGGCGTCGGCGACTACCGGACGGCGATGCACCTGATGCGCACCGGCGCGGCGGGCGTGATCGTCGGCTACGGCTACACGCCGGGCGTCACCACGACCGACGCGGTGCTGGGCATCGGCGTGCCGATGGCCACGGCCATCTCCGACGCGGCGGCGGCCCGCCGGGACTACCTGGACGAGACCGGCGGCCGGTACGTGCACGTGATCGCCGACGGTGGCGTGCTGACCAGCGGCGACGTGGCGAAGTCGATCGCCTGCGGCGCGGACGCGGTGATGCTCGGCGAGCCGCTGGCCGCCGCCTCCGAGGCGCCGGGCCAGGGCCTGTACTGGACGTCGTCGTCGGCGCACCCGTCGGTGCCGCGCAGCCACGTCTCGACCGGCGTGGACCAGGTGGTGGACCTGCGCAGCCTGCTGTTCGGCCCGTCGGTGGACCCGCGCGGCGTGACGAACCTGTTCGGCTCGCTGCGCCGCGCCATGGCCAAGACCGGTTACTCCGACATCAAGGAGTTCCAGAAGGTCGGCCTGACCGTACGGGGTTGA
- a CDS encoding FAD-dependent oxidoreductase: MGELVGNKTDYDVVVVGSGFGGSVAALRLTEKGYRVAVVEAGRRFADDEFAKTSWDLRRYLWAPALGCYGIQRIHALRNVMILAGAGVGGGSLVYANTLYRPLKPFYNDRQWAHITDWEAELAPFYDQASRMLGVVDNPTTTPSDEVMRQVAADLGVADSYRATPVGVFFGEPGKTAEDPYFGGAGPHRTGCVECGECMTGCRVGAKNTLVKNYLYLAERNGAEVLPLTTVTDLRQAPDGTWAVATRRTGGRLRKGQRTITAGQVVLAAGTWGTQQLLHRMKAEGVLPRLSAKLGELTRTNSESIIGAGRFTVDESRNFSQGVAITSSIHPDEQTHIEPVRYGRGSNAMGLLQTLSTDGAKSTPRVVQFLAQAVRHPVRFFRILSVHRWSERTVILLVMQSLDNSITTFSRKGLFGRKLSSKQGHGEPNPAFIPAGHAANQSAAKHIGGVAGGTWGELFDIPLTAHFIGGCPIGSDPAAGVIDPYHRVYGYPGLSVVDGAAISANLGVNPSLTIAAQAERAFSLWPNKGEADGRPEQGAGYRRVPAVAPAKPAVPTSAPGALRLPIVEVRNS; encoded by the coding sequence ATGGGTGAACTCGTCGGTAACAAGACCGATTACGACGTCGTGGTCGTGGGTTCGGGCTTCGGCGGCAGCGTCGCGGCCCTCCGGCTCACCGAGAAGGGCTACCGCGTCGCGGTGGTCGAGGCGGGTCGGCGGTTCGCCGACGACGAGTTCGCCAAGACCTCGTGGGACCTGCGGCGCTACCTGTGGGCACCGGCCCTGGGCTGCTACGGCATCCAGCGCATCCACGCCCTGCGCAACGTGATGATCCTGGCCGGCGCGGGCGTCGGCGGCGGGTCCCTGGTCTACGCGAACACCCTCTACCGGCCGCTCAAGCCGTTCTACAACGACCGGCAGTGGGCGCACATCACCGACTGGGAAGCCGAGCTGGCGCCGTTCTACGACCAGGCCAGCCGGATGCTGGGCGTGGTGGACAACCCCACGACCACGCCGTCCGACGAGGTCATGAGGCAAGTCGCGGCGGACCTGGGCGTCGCTGACTCCTACCGCGCGACGCCGGTCGGCGTGTTCTTCGGCGAGCCGGGCAAGACCGCCGAGGACCCGTACTTCGGCGGCGCGGGCCCGCACCGCACCGGCTGCGTGGAGTGCGGCGAGTGCATGACCGGCTGCCGGGTCGGCGCGAAGAACACCCTGGTCAAGAACTACCTGTACCTGGCCGAGCGGAACGGCGCGGAGGTCCTGCCGCTGACCACCGTCACCGACCTGCGGCAGGCCCCGGACGGCACGTGGGCGGTGGCCACCCGGCGCACCGGCGGCCGGCTGCGCAAGGGCCAGCGCACGATCACCGCGGGCCAGGTCGTGCTGGCCGCCGGCACGTGGGGCACCCAGCAGCTGCTGCACCGGATGAAGGCCGAGGGCGTGCTGCCCCGGCTGTCGGCCAAGCTCGGCGAGCTGACCCGGACCAACTCCGAGTCGATCATCGGCGCGGGCCGGTTCACCGTGGACGAGAGCCGCAACTTCAGCCAGGGCGTGGCGATCACGTCGTCGATCCACCCCGACGAGCAGACCCACATCGAGCCGGTGCGCTACGGCCGGGGCAGCAACGCCATGGGCCTGCTCCAGACGCTGTCCACCGACGGCGCGAAGAGCACGCCGCGGGTGGTGCAGTTCCTGGCGCAGGCGGTGCGGCACCCGGTGCGGTTCTTCCGGATCTTGTCGGTGCACCGGTGGAGCGAGCGGACGGTGATCCTGCTGGTGATGCAGAGCCTCGACAACTCCATCACCACGTTCAGCCGCAAGGGGTTGTTCGGCCGCAAGCTGTCCTCGAAGCAGGGCCACGGCGAGCCGAACCCGGCGTTCATCCCGGCGGGCCACGCGGCGAACCAGTCGGCGGCCAAGCACATCGGCGGCGTCGCCGGCGGGACCTGGGGCGAGCTGTTCGACATCCCGCTGACCGCGCACTTCATCGGCGGCTGCCCGATCGGCTCGGACCCGGCGGCCGGCGTGATCGACCCCTACCACCGGGTCTACGGCTACCCGGGCCTGTCGGTGGTGGACGGCGCGGCGATCTCGGCGAACCTCGGGGTGAACCCGTCGCTGACCATCGCCGCGCAGGCCGAGCGGGCGTTCTCGTTGTGGCCCAACAAGGGCGAGGCCGACGGCCGGCCGGAGCAGGGCGCGGGCTACCGGCGGGTGCCGGCGGTGGCCCCGGCGAAGCCCGCCGTGCCGACGTCCGCGCCGGGCGCGCTCCGGCTGCCGATCGTGGAGGTCAGGAACTCCTAG
- a CDS encoding DUF5319 domain-containing protein, with the protein MGSAHGIWTWSGVCPVPCVVVPHDALPPDPFAGDPEDPARALGQPDDDHDHPPMDDVERAELVGDLSDLAVYQALLEPRGVRGIVVDCGECQEPHYHDWALLRSSLEQLLADGRMRPHEPAYDPDPGSYVSWEYCRGYADGVTATESAR; encoded by the coding sequence ATGGGTTCAGCCCATGGTATCTGGACGTGGTCGGGGGTCTGCCCGGTACCGTGCGTGGTCGTGCCGCACGACGCGTTGCCACCAGACCCGTTCGCGGGCGACCCCGAGGACCCGGCGCGGGCCCTCGGTCAGCCCGACGACGACCACGACCACCCCCCGATGGACGACGTCGAGCGGGCCGAGTTGGTCGGCGACCTGAGCGACCTCGCCGTCTACCAGGCGCTGCTCGAACCCCGCGGGGTCAGAGGGATCGTGGTGGACTGCGGCGAGTGCCAGGAGCCGCACTACCACGACTGGGCGCTGCTGCGGTCGAGCCTGGAGCAGCTGCTGGCGGACGGCCGGATGCGCCCGCACGAGCCGGCCTACGACCCGGACCCGGGCTCCTACGTCAGCTGGGAGTACTGCCGCGGGTACGCCGACGGCGTGACGGCGACCGAGAGCGCCCGCTGA
- a CDS encoding sigma-70 family RNA polymerase sigma factor gives MTNLGDGLDAEVGAAVDGDRHAIERLLASVRPLVVRYCRARVGRQERSFASADDVAQEVCLAVLTALPSYRDQGRPFLAFVYGIAAHKVADAHRSAARNRSEPVPEVPDAPETEAGPEQRAMQGELSGRMAQLLKILPEKQREILLLRVVVGLSAEETADAVGSTPGAVRVAQHRALARLRKTLAAEEVV, from the coding sequence ATGACCAACTTGGGGGACGGACTGGACGCCGAAGTGGGCGCAGCCGTCGATGGCGACCGCCACGCGATCGAGCGACTGCTGGCGTCTGTACGTCCCCTGGTGGTGCGGTACTGCCGCGCCCGAGTCGGAAGGCAGGAGAGGTCTTTCGCTTCGGCGGACGACGTGGCCCAGGAGGTGTGTCTCGCGGTGCTGACGGCCCTGCCCAGCTATCGCGACCAGGGTCGGCCGTTCTTGGCGTTCGTCTACGGAATCGCAGCGCACAAGGTCGCCGACGCGCATCGCTCAGCCGCCCGGAACCGGTCCGAACCGGTCCCGGAGGTGCCGGACGCCCCGGAGACCGAAGCCGGACCGGAGCAGCGCGCCATGCAGGGCGAGCTGTCCGGGCGGATGGCCCAGCTCCTGAAGATCCTGCCGGAGAAGCAGCGGGAAATCCTGCTGCTCCGAGTGGTCGTCGGCCTGTCGGCCGAAGAGACCGCCGACGCGGTCGGCTCCACGCCGGGCGCGGTACGGGTGGCGCAACACCGCGCCTTGGCCCGCCTCCGCAAGACCTTGGCAGCGGAGGAGGTGGTCTGA
- the guaB gene encoding IMP dehydrogenase, producing MTSELNADGVPPKFAMLGLTFDDVLLLPAESEIVPSGVDTSTRISRNTTLRVPLASAAMDTVTEGRMAISMARQGGIGVLHRNLSVEEQARQAETVKRSEAGMVSDPVTCTPDDTIKHVDDLCARYRISGVPVTDAQGKLVGIITNRDMRFEVDHSRKVSEVMTKGPLVTAQVGVSADAALGLLRRHKIEKLPIVDGDNRLRGLITVKDFVKTEQYPNASKDPDGRLLCAAAIGVGADSFTRAMTLAEAGIDVIMVDTAHGHQRNVLEMVARVKKELGDEVDVVGGNVATRAGAQALVDAGADGVKVGVGPGSICTTRVVAGVGVPQISAIYEASLACTPAGVPVIGDGGIQYSGDIAKAIAAGASAVMLGSLLAGTAEAPGELVLVNGKQFKTYRGMGSLAALQGRGEAKSYSKDRYFQDDVLSEDKLVPEGIEGRTPFRGPLSSVVHQLVGGLRAAMGYTGSKTISDLQLKQLVRITAAGLKESHPHDITMTVEAPNYTTR from the coding sequence ATGACCAGCGAGCTCAACGCTGACGGAGTCCCGCCCAAGTTCGCCATGCTGGGACTGACCTTCGACGACGTCCTGCTGCTGCCCGCCGAATCCGAGATCGTGCCCAGCGGCGTGGACACCAGCACCAGGATCTCCCGCAACACCACCCTCCGGGTCCCGCTGGCCTCCGCCGCGATGGACACCGTGACCGAGGGCCGGATGGCCATCTCGATGGCCCGCCAGGGCGGCATCGGCGTCCTGCACCGCAACCTGTCGGTCGAGGAGCAGGCCCGCCAGGCGGAGACCGTGAAGCGGTCCGAGGCGGGCATGGTGAGCGACCCGGTGACCTGCACCCCGGACGACACCATCAAGCACGTGGACGACCTGTGCGCCCGCTACCGGATCTCCGGCGTGCCGGTGACCGACGCGCAGGGCAAGCTCGTCGGCATCATCACCAACCGGGACATGCGGTTCGAGGTGGACCACTCCCGCAAGGTGAGCGAGGTCATGACCAAGGGCCCGCTGGTCACCGCCCAGGTCGGCGTCTCGGCCGACGCGGCGCTGGGCCTGCTGCGCCGGCACAAGATCGAGAAGCTGCCGATCGTGGACGGCGACAACCGGCTGCGCGGGCTGATCACGGTCAAGGACTTCGTCAAGACCGAGCAGTACCCCAACGCGTCCAAGGACCCGGACGGCCGGCTGCTGTGCGCGGCCGCGATCGGCGTCGGCGCGGACAGCTTCACCCGCGCGATGACGCTGGCCGAGGCCGGCATCGACGTGATCATGGTCGACACCGCGCACGGCCACCAGCGCAACGTGCTGGAGATGGTCGCCCGGGTGAAGAAGGAGCTCGGCGACGAGGTCGACGTGGTCGGCGGCAACGTCGCGACCCGGGCCGGCGCGCAGGCGCTGGTCGACGCGGGCGCGGACGGCGTGAAGGTCGGCGTCGGCCCCGGCTCGATCTGCACCACCCGGGTGGTCGCGGGCGTGGGCGTGCCGCAGATCTCGGCCATCTACGAGGCGTCGCTGGCCTGCACGCCGGCGGGCGTGCCGGTGATCGGCGACGGCGGCATCCAGTACTCCGGCGACATCGCGAAGGCGATCGCCGCGGGCGCGAGCGCGGTCATGCTCGGCAGCCTGCTGGCGGGCACCGCCGAGGCGCCGGGCGAGCTGGTCCTGGTCAACGGCAAGCAGTTCAAGACCTACCGGGGCATGGGCTCGCTGGCCGCGCTGCAGGGCCGGGGCGAGGCGAAGTCGTACTCGAAGGACCGCTACTTCCAGGACGACGTGCTCTCCGAGGACAAGCTCGTGCCCGAGGGCATCGAGGGCCGCACGCCGTTCCGCGGGCCGCTGTCGTCGGTGGTGCACCAGCTCGTCGGCGGCCTGCGCGCGGCGATGGGCTACACCGGCTCGAAGACGATCTCGGACCTCCAGCTCAAGCAGCTCGTTCGGATCACCGCAGCCGGGCTGAAGGAAAGTCACCCGCACGACATCACGATGACCGTGGAAGCGCCGAACTACACCACGCGCTGA
- a CDS encoding anti-sigma-D factor RsdA translates to MADQHEKGDGQVVRGRDERTPLTSDDPLVEPGDDLAGIRADDVLLDALGGRGQTDALVDDELNALLLAWRREVDSRPMGELVDTDTAVATIAAARPQQRGRHRFLIPLASAAAVLAIAFTGVSLVARDAQPGDALWGLTRVLYSDHARSVEAAVTVRTDLETARAALSAGRYNEARDLLNRASEVLPSISVDDGKADLKERHDSLMRELTSTTPSPTNTPAASTPPATTTQTTTPPVPSTTTQSTTTTQPTTTTTTTTTTTEPPPTTGGSVAPPPTGSGEAPSGSEPRNDPGNAGTTAAEPGTLDPVTTGGN, encoded by the coding sequence GTGGCTGACCAGCACGAGAAGGGCGATGGACAAGTCGTGCGCGGACGAGACGAGAGAACCCCGCTCACCTCGGATGACCCCCTGGTTGAGCCCGGCGACGACCTCGCCGGCATCCGGGCGGATGACGTGTTGCTGGACGCGCTCGGCGGGCGTGGCCAGACCGACGCGTTGGTCGACGACGAGCTGAACGCGCTGCTGCTGGCGTGGCGGCGCGAAGTCGACAGTCGTCCGATGGGTGAGCTGGTAGACACCGACACCGCCGTGGCGACGATCGCCGCGGCCCGCCCCCAACAGCGGGGGCGCCACCGCTTCCTGATCCCCCTGGCGAGTGCCGCCGCCGTGCTGGCCATCGCGTTCACCGGGGTCAGCCTGGTCGCCCGCGACGCCCAGCCGGGCGACGCCCTCTGGGGTCTGACCAGGGTGCTCTACTCCGACCACGCCCGGTCGGTGGAAGCCGCCGTGACGGTCCGCACCGACCTGGAGACCGCGCGCGCCGCGCTGAGCGCCGGCCGGTACAACGAGGCCCGCGACCTGCTCAACCGCGCGAGCGAGGTGCTGCCCTCCATCTCGGTGGACGACGGCAAGGCCGACCTCAAGGAGCGGCACGACTCGCTGATGCGCGAGTTGACCAGCACCACGCCGTCGCCGACGAACACGCCGGCCGCGTCGACCCCGCCGGCCACGACGACGCAGACGACCACGCCGCCGGTCCCGTCGACCACGACGCAGTCGACGACCACGACGCAGCCGACGACGACCACGACGACCACCACGACGACCACCGAACCGCCGCCGACCACGGGCGGCTCGGTCGCGCCGCCGCCGACCGGCAGCGGCGAGGCGCCCAGCGGCAGCGAGCCCCGCAACGACCCGGGCAACGCCGGCACCACCGCCGCCGAACCCGGCACCCTCGACCCGGTGACGACCGGGGGCAACTGA
- the groL gene encoding chaperonin GroEL (60 kDa chaperone family; promotes refolding of misfolded polypeptides especially under stressful conditions; forms two stacked rings of heptamers to form a barrel-shaped 14mer; ends can be capped by GroES; misfolded proteins enter the barrel where they are refolded when GroES binds), producing the protein MPKQISFDEDARRALERGVNKLADTVKVTLGPRGRHVVLDKKFGGPTVTNDGVTIAREIELEDAFENLGAQLAKSVATKTNDVAGDGTTTATVLAQAMVRVGLRNVAAGANPTSLGRGIQAAADAVVDALKGKATPVKGRDNIAQVGTVSSRDESIGALLGEAIEKVGEDGVITVEESSTLATELQITEGVQFDKGYISAHFATDLEAQETVFEDARILLHREKISALADLLPLLEKVAEAGKPLVIIAEDVEGEALSTLVVNALRKTLRVVAVKAPYFGDRRKAFLDDLGVVTGAQVIAAEVGLKLSEANLDVLGSARRIVVSKDNTTIVDGGGAKADVAGRAEQLRREIEATDSDWDREKLQERLAKLSGGIAVIKVGAATETELKERKHRIEDAVAATKAAVEEGIVPGGGSALIHAAKVLDGGLGLSGDEATGVAIVREALGSALFWIAANAGLEGAVVVNKVREGEWGFGLNAATLVYGDLLEAGIIDPVKVTRSAVSNAASIARMVLTTESAVVEKREEESASAGHGHGHGHGH; encoded by the coding sequence ATGCCCAAGCAGATCAGCTTCGACGAGGACGCTCGTCGGGCCCTTGAGCGCGGCGTGAACAAGCTGGCGGACACGGTCAAGGTGACCCTCGGTCCGCGCGGCCGGCACGTCGTGCTCGACAAGAAGTTCGGCGGCCCGACGGTCACCAACGACGGTGTGACCATCGCCCGCGAGATCGAGCTGGAAGACGCGTTCGAGAACCTGGGCGCGCAGCTCGCCAAGAGCGTCGCGACCAAGACCAACGACGTGGCCGGCGACGGCACCACGACCGCGACCGTGCTGGCCCAGGCCATGGTGCGGGTCGGTCTGCGCAACGTCGCCGCGGGCGCCAACCCGACGTCGCTGGGCCGGGGCATCCAGGCCGCCGCCGACGCCGTCGTGGACGCGCTCAAGGGCAAGGCCACCCCGGTCAAGGGCCGCGACAACATCGCCCAGGTCGGCACCGTCTCGTCCCGGGACGAGTCGATCGGCGCGCTGCTCGGCGAGGCCATCGAGAAGGTCGGCGAGGACGGTGTGATCACCGTCGAGGAGTCCTCGACGCTGGCCACCGAGCTCCAGATCACCGAGGGCGTGCAGTTCGACAAGGGCTACATCTCGGCGCACTTCGCGACCGACCTGGAGGCCCAGGAGACGGTGTTCGAGGACGCCCGCATCCTGCTGCACCGCGAGAAGATCAGCGCCCTGGCCGACCTGCTCCCGCTGCTGGAGAAGGTGGCCGAGGCCGGCAAGCCGCTGGTCATCATCGCCGAGGACGTCGAGGGCGAGGCGCTGTCCACCCTGGTGGTCAACGCCCTGCGCAAGACGCTGCGCGTCGTGGCCGTCAAGGCCCCGTACTTCGGCGACCGCCGCAAGGCGTTCCTGGACGACCTCGGTGTCGTCACCGGCGCCCAGGTCATCGCCGCCGAGGTGGGCCTGAAGCTGTCCGAGGCCAACCTCGACGTGCTGGGCTCGGCGCGGCGGATCGTGGTGTCCAAGGACAACACGACCATCGTCGACGGCGGCGGCGCGAAGGCCGACGTGGCGGGTCGCGCGGAGCAGCTGCGCCGCGAGATCGAGGCCACCGACTCCGACTGGGACCGCGAGAAGCTCCAGGAGCGGCTGGCGAAGCTCTCCGGCGGCATCGCGGTGATCAAGGTCGGCGCGGCCACCGAGACCGAGCTCAAGGAGCGCAAGCACCGCATCGAGGACGCGGTCGCCGCCACCAAGGCCGCGGTCGAGGAGGGCATCGTCCCCGGCGGCGGCTCGGCGCTGATCCACGCCGCCAAGGTGCTCGACGGCGGGCTCGGCCTGTCCGGCGACGAGGCGACCGGTGTCGCGATCGTCCGCGAGGCCCTGGGCTCGGCGCTGTTCTGGATCGCCGCGAACGCGGGCCTGGAAGGCGCGGTCGTGGTGAACAAGGTCCGCGAGGGCGAGTGGGGCTTCGGCCTCAACGCGGCCACGCTGGTCTACGGCGACCTGCTGGAAGCCGGGATCATCGACCCGGTCAAGGTCACCCGGTCGGCCGTCTCGAACGCCGCTTCCATCGCCCGCATGGTGCTCACCACGGAGAGCGCCGTCGTGGAGAAGAGGGAAGAGGAGTCCGCCTCGGCCGGTCACGGCCACGGCCACGGGCACGGCCACTGA
- the groES gene encoding co-chaperone GroES, with product MSVNIKPLEDKIVVQASEAETTTASGLVIPDTAKEKPQEGKVIAVGPGRIDDKGNRVPVDVAVGDVVIYSKYGGTEVKYNGEEYLILSARDVLAVIN from the coding sequence GTGAGCGTGAACATCAAGCCGCTCGAGGACAAGATCGTCGTGCAGGCCAGTGAGGCCGAGACCACGACGGCTTCCGGCCTTGTGATCCCGGACACCGCGAAGGAGAAGCCCCAGGAGGGCAAGGTCATCGCGGTCGGCCCCGGCCGGATCGACGACAAGGGCAACCGCGTCCCCGTGGACGTGGCTGTCGGCGATGTCGTCATCTACTCCAAGTACGGCGGCACCGAGGTCAAGTACAACGGCGAGGAGTACCTGATCCTCTCCGCCCGCGACGTGCTGGCCGTCATCAACTGA
- a CDS encoding MerR family transcriptional regulator, with amino-acid sequence MVTLSVAAVARRLGVAPATLRTWDRRYGLGPSDHTTGRHRKYGPKDVARLELMQRALLRGASSAEAAKYALSAPVPQPRLVSATPVRPPVLTGGEFDVSAPPAGGRGLKLPGASRLARGVGRAALAMDSAAVQLLLADSIAQDGVIATWDDVVRPVLTAIAARWEHSGAGVEVSHLLDECVLAAMVRATPVVTQPRNHRPVLLACMPEERHNLALYPLAAVLAGRGVGIRQLGAALPLDALAAAVRRTAPAAVVLWAQLPRYADPGAVSALPRTRQQVRVFVGGPGWARGVVPSPAERINDLADAADVIERAVC; translated from the coding sequence ATCGTGACCTTGTCGGTGGCCGCGGTGGCTCGCCGGCTGGGCGTCGCGCCCGCCACTTTGCGGACGTGGGACCGCCGCTACGGCCTCGGACCCAGTGATCACACCACCGGGCGACACCGGAAGTACGGCCCGAAGGACGTGGCCCGGCTCGAACTGATGCAGCGGGCCCTGCTGCGGGGCGCGTCGAGCGCCGAGGCGGCCAAGTACGCGCTGTCCGCGCCCGTCCCGCAGCCGCGGTTGGTCAGCGCCACCCCGGTCCGGCCGCCGGTGCTCACCGGGGGCGAGTTCGACGTCTCGGCACCGCCCGCGGGCGGGCGCGGGCTCAAGCTGCCGGGGGCGAGCCGGCTCGCGCGCGGGGTGGGGCGGGCCGCGCTGGCGATGGACTCGGCCGCCGTCCAGCTGCTGCTGGCCGACTCGATCGCGCAGGACGGCGTGATCGCCACCTGGGACGACGTGGTCCGCCCGGTGCTCACCGCGATCGCCGCCCGCTGGGAGCACTCCGGCGCCGGGGTCGAGGTGTCGCACCTGCTCGACGAGTGCGTGCTGGCCGCGATGGTGCGGGCGACGCCGGTCGTCACGCAGCCGCGCAACCACCGGCCGGTGCTGCTGGCGTGCATGCCCGAGGAGCGGCACAACCTGGCGCTCTACCCGTTGGCCGCGGTGCTCGCCGGGCGCGGGGTGGGGATCCGGCAGCTGGGCGCGGCCCTCCCGCTGGACGCCCTGGCCGCCGCCGTCCGCCGGACCGCGCCGGCCGCCGTCGTGCTGTGGGCGCAGCTCCCGCGCTACGCCGATCCGGGCGCGGTGTCCGCCCTGCCCCGGACGCGCCAGCAGGTGCGGGTGTTCGTCGGGGGGCCGGGTTGGGCGCGTGGTGTGGTGCCCTCGCCCGCCGAGCGGATCAACGACCTCGCCGACGCGGCCGACGTGATCGAGCGCGCCGTCTGCTGA
- a CDS encoding WhiB family transcriptional regulator: MADTRRLPGPNADLWDWQMRGSCRGMDSAFFFHPDGERGPARARREARAKAVCLSCPVLEMCRRHALAVQEPYGIWGGLSESERDSIIKARKRQPVPA; this comes from the coding sequence ATGGCGGACACCCGAAGGCTTCCCGGTCCCAACGCCGATCTCTGGGACTGGCAGATGCGCGGCTCCTGCCGCGGGATGGACAGTGCGTTCTTCTTCCACCCGGATGGAGAGCGAGGACCTGCGCGGGCGAGGCGGGAGGCACGGGCAAAAGCCGTGTGCCTGTCCTGTCCCGTGCTGGAGATGTGCCGGCGGCACGCGCTGGCGGTACAGGAGCCGTACGGAATCTGGGGCGGGCTCTCGGAATCCGAACGCGACAGCATCATCAAGGCCCGCAAGCGACAGCCGGTGCCGGCCTGA